The proteins below come from a single Arthrobacter sp. B1I2 genomic window:
- the rpmD gene encoding 50S ribosomal protein L30, with amino-acid sequence MAKNLIPSDAQLEITQIKSAIGGKQNQRDTLRSLGLKRIGHTVVRTADAVTVGMLNTVPHLVKVEEAK; translated from the coding sequence ATGGCTAAGAACCTGATCCCCTCCGACGCTCAGTTGGAGATCACTCAGATCAAGTCCGCCATTGGCGGCAAGCAGAACCAGCGCGACACCCTTCGGTCCCTCGGCCTGAAGCGGATCGGACACACCGTTGTCCGCACCGCCGATGCCGTGACCGTTGGAATGCTCAACACGGTTCCGCACCTGGTAAAGGTAGAGGAGGCGAAGTAA
- a CDS encoding adenylate kinase produces MLIIGPPGSGKGTQAERISERLGVVAISTGDIFRANVKGETPLGLEAKKYMDNGDFVPDSVTNKMVRDRLGESDVENGFLLDGYPRTTAQVDYLDEILADGDEKLDVVLQLTADDEELVHRLLGRAKDTGRSDDNEAVIRHRLDLYHEQTEAVVAKYAERGILTQVDGIGPIDEVTNRVMQAIKAAQAA; encoded by the coding sequence ATGCTGATTATTGGACCTCCCGGTTCCGGAAAAGGAACGCAGGCGGAGCGGATCTCAGAACGCCTCGGCGTGGTCGCCATCTCTACCGGCGACATCTTCCGTGCCAACGTGAAGGGTGAGACCCCGCTCGGCCTCGAGGCCAAGAAGTACATGGACAACGGAGACTTCGTTCCGGACAGCGTGACCAACAAGATGGTCCGCGACCGGCTGGGCGAGTCCGACGTCGAGAACGGCTTCCTGCTGGACGGCTACCCGCGCACCACCGCGCAGGTGGACTACCTTGACGAGATCCTCGCCGACGGCGACGAGAAGCTCGACGTGGTCCTGCAGCTGACCGCCGACGATGAGGAGCTGGTGCACCGCCTTCTGGGCCGGGCCAAGGACACGGGCCGGAGCGACGACAATGAAGCCGTCATCCGCCACCGCCTGGACCTGTACCACGAGCAGACCGAAGCCGTGGTGGCGAAGTACGCCGAGCGCGGCATCCTCACCCAGGTTGACGGGATCGGTCCCATCGACGAAGTAACCAACCGCGTGATGCAGGCTATCAAGGCCGCACAGGCAGCCTAA
- the rplO gene encoding 50S ribosomal protein L15, with the protein MAENTADKAQAAEKQNALKVHHLRPAPGAKTAKTRVGRGEASKGKTAGRGTKGTAARYQVKAGFAGGQLPLHMRLPKLRGFKNPFRVEFQVVNLDKLSELFPEGGAVTVENLVEKGAVRKNQPVKVLGTGDITVKVDVTAHAFSASAAEKIAAAGGSTTAL; encoded by the coding sequence ATGGCAGAGAACACTGCTGATAAGGCACAGGCTGCTGAGAAGCAGAACGCCCTGAAGGTTCACCACCTGCGTCCCGCCCCGGGTGCCAAGACCGCCAAGACCCGTGTTGGTCGTGGTGAGGCATCCAAGGGTAAGACCGCTGGCCGTGGTACCAAGGGTACGGCTGCCCGCTACCAGGTGAAGGCTGGCTTTGCCGGCGGCCAGCTGCCGCTGCACATGCGCCTGCCGAAGCTGCGTGGCTTCAAGAACCCGTTCCGGGTTGAGTTCCAGGTTGTAAACCTGGACAAGCTCAGCGAGCTGTTCCCGGAAGGTGGCGCAGTCACCGTGGAGAACCTGGTCGAAAAGGGTGCCGTTCGCAAGAACCAGCCCGTCAAGGTGCTGGGCACCGGCGACATCACCGTCAAGGTTGACGTCACCGCCCACGCATTCTCGGCCAGTGCCGCCGAAAAGATTGCTGCAGCAGGCGGAAGCACCACCGCCCTCTAA
- the map gene encoding type I methionyl aminopeptidase has protein sequence MAFGQPRIEFKNNAQMRTMHEAGLVLSRALDAAVAAAVPGVTTKHLDDVFAAVLNEAGAKSNFLGYHGFPATICTSVNEEVVHGIPGSRVLQDGDIISIDGGAIVNGWHSDSARTVIVGTADPEDQRLSDVTQAALWRGIAALATGTHVGDIGAAIDDYVSSVPGKPLGILEDYVGHGIGSEMHMAPDVLNYRINHRGPRIKPGLCLAIEPMLVRGSIDTAVLEDDWTVVTTDGKRSCQWEHSVAVHEKGIWVLSAPDGGAEHLVPLGVTPVPIP, from the coding sequence ATGGCCTTCGGCCAGCCCCGCATCGAATTCAAGAACAACGCCCAGATGCGCACCATGCACGAGGCCGGCCTGGTCCTCAGCCGTGCACTGGATGCCGCCGTTGCCGCCGCGGTGCCGGGGGTCACCACCAAGCACCTGGATGACGTTTTCGCCGCCGTCCTCAACGAGGCGGGCGCCAAGTCCAACTTCCTTGGCTACCACGGCTTCCCGGCCACCATCTGCACGTCCGTTAATGAGGAAGTAGTGCATGGCATCCCCGGCAGCCGCGTCCTGCAGGACGGCGACATCATCTCCATCGACGGCGGGGCAATCGTCAACGGCTGGCACTCGGACTCGGCACGCACCGTGATCGTGGGAACCGCGGACCCCGAAGACCAGCGGCTCTCCGACGTCACCCAGGCCGCCCTGTGGCGGGGGATCGCGGCGCTGGCCACCGGCACGCACGTGGGGGACATCGGTGCCGCCATCGACGACTACGTCTCTTCCGTCCCGGGCAAGCCGCTGGGCATCCTTGAGGACTACGTGGGCCACGGCATCGGCTCCGAGATGCACATGGCACCTGACGTCCTGAACTACCGCATCAACCACCGCGGCCCCAGGATCAAGCCTGGCCTGTGCCTGGCCATTGAGCCCATGCTGGTCCGGGGCAGCATTGACACTGCAGTCCTGGAAGACGACTGGACCGTGGTCACCACCGACGGCAAGCGGTCCTGCCAGTGGGAGCACTCCGTGGCCGTACACGAAAAAGGCATCTGGGTGCTGTCAGCGCCCGACGGCGGCGCGGAGCACCTGGTGCCCCTCGGCGTCACCCCCGTGCCGATTCCGTAA
- the secY gene encoding preprotein translocase subunit SecY translates to MLSAFGRAFRTPDLRRKLLFTLGIITIFRLGAFIPSPGVNYQNVQQCLQNGQTAGGLYQLVNLFSGGALLQVSIFALGIMPYITASIIVQLLRVVIPRFQELYEEGASGQSKLTQYTRYLTIALGLLNATTLVSLARSGQLLPGCQLPIIPDSSIITTILIIITLTAGTGLIMWMGELVTEKGVGNGMSLLIFTSIAAQFPTSLGAIWTSQGPGTFFLVLAVGLLTVALVVFVEQSQRRVPVQYAKRMIGRRTVGGTSTYIPIKVNMAGVIPVIFASSMLYIPGLIAQFNQPRNGEPLQPWVEWINNNLTRGDHPIYMAVYFLLIVFFTYFYVAITFNPEEVSDNMKKYGGFIPGIRAGRPTADYLQYVLSRITLPGALYLGFVALIPLVALVLINANQNFPFGGTSILIMVGVGLETVKQIDAQLQQRHYEGLLR, encoded by the coding sequence TTGCTTAGCGCATTTGGCCGGGCCTTTCGCACGCCTGATCTGCGACGCAAGTTGTTGTTCACGCTGGGAATCATCACCATATTCCGCTTGGGTGCTTTCATTCCCTCGCCCGGTGTGAACTACCAGAATGTCCAGCAATGCTTGCAGAACGGTCAGACCGCTGGCGGGCTGTACCAGCTCGTCAACCTCTTCAGCGGCGGTGCGCTGCTCCAGGTGTCCATCTTCGCCCTGGGCATCATGCCCTACATCACAGCCAGCATCATCGTTCAACTGCTCCGGGTGGTCATTCCCCGGTTCCAGGAGCTCTACGAAGAGGGCGCGTCGGGCCAGTCCAAGCTGACCCAGTACACCCGATACCTCACCATCGCGCTGGGCCTGCTCAACGCCACCACCCTGGTGTCCCTGGCCCGCTCCGGGCAGCTGCTTCCCGGCTGCCAGTTGCCGATCATCCCGGATTCCAGCATTATCACCACCATCCTGATCATCATCACGCTGACGGCCGGCACCGGCCTGATCATGTGGATGGGCGAGCTCGTCACGGAGAAGGGCGTGGGCAACGGCATGTCGCTGCTCATCTTCACCTCCATTGCGGCCCAGTTCCCCACCTCGCTGGGTGCCATCTGGACCTCGCAGGGCCCCGGAACCTTCTTCCTTGTCCTGGCCGTGGGCCTGCTCACCGTCGCGCTGGTGGTCTTCGTGGAACAGTCGCAGCGGCGCGTTCCGGTCCAGTACGCCAAGCGGATGATCGGCCGGCGCACCGTGGGCGGCACCAGCACCTACATTCCCATCAAGGTGAACATGGCCGGCGTCATTCCGGTGATCTTCGCTTCCTCCATGCTCTACATTCCCGGGCTGATCGCACAGTTCAACCAGCCCCGGAACGGCGAGCCCTTGCAGCCGTGGGTTGAATGGATCAACAACAACCTGACCCGCGGTGACCACCCGATCTACATGGCGGTTTACTTCCTCCTGATCGTGTTCTTCACCTACTTCTACGTCGCGATTACCTTCAACCCTGAAGAAGTCTCAGACAACATGAAGAAGTACGGCGGCTTCATTCCAGGTATCCGCGCCGGCCGGCCGACCGCTGATTACCTGCAGTACGTGCTCTCACGGATCACCCTGCCCGGCGCCCTCTACCTGGGCTTCGTGGCGCTGATCCCGCTGGTGGCGCTGGTACTGATCAACGCAAACCAGAACTTCCCGTTCGGTGGCACCTCGATCCTGATCATGGTGGGCGTTGGGTTGGAGACCGTAAAGCAAATTGATGCGCAGCTACAACAACGTCACTACGAAGGGCTTTTGCGATGA